Genomic DNA from Lactococcus garvieae:
ATTTATTATAAAGATGAGGTTATTAGAACGAATCTGCCTTCAGGAATACTCGAACGTAATAGTTTTTATGCAGGATATGCGGGCGTTCTCGATGCCTTGCTTAAATTTGGGATTTTGCCTGATGAAAGTACTAAAATTGCCGTACTTGGTTCCGGCAATGTTTCGCAAGGTGCGTTTCATGGTATTTCAAAATTTTCTTCAAATGTAAAAATGTACTATAGACGGACATTGCCAGTATTTAAGGAAAGTTTTTCTTCTTATGACATAATCGTAAACGGGATAGAAATAAGTGCTGGAAGCGAACCAATCTTGTCTTTAGATGATCAAAAGCATCTCAAAAAAGGTACTTTTATCATAGATACAGCAGCCGATGCAGGGAATACAATCGAAGCCAATCACTTTACCTCAATGGGGGATTCAATATACGAAAAAGATGGCATTTATTATTACTGTGTACCAAATACACCCTCAATTGCATACAGAAACGTAAGTGCATTAATAAGCAAACAGCTCAGTAAATATGTTTTTAAAGACAATGTGGATGTTTTTAAAAAGGCAATAAAATAACTCTGTAAACTAAGCAAAACATAATCCAATAGTACAGGTTATCGTACAGAAATATACGCATGAAAATATAATTTATTATTTGCTCATAAAATAATAAACAACTTATTTGTAGGAAGATTATGTATTTGTTAAAATGAATATGTTATTAAATTATAATAAAAGAAAGAGGTATTTTTATGATTTGGTCATTAATTGTCGGAGCTATTATTGGTGTGATTGCAGGAGCTCTCACTCACAAAGGCGGATCTATGGGATGGATCGCAAACATCTTGGCAGGGCTTGTTGGTTCTGCGGTTGGTCAAGCACTCTTAGGTAGCTGGGGCCCTTCTTTAGCCGGAATGGCGCTTATCCCCTCAATCATTGGGGCAGTAATCGTCGTAGTGGTTGTATCTTTCTTCTTAGGAAAAATGAAAGACTAAAGTTTACTATGTGTCTAGGAACGAAGTTTCTATAGATGATAAGCAGCAAAACATAATTATAAAGTGCTCCGAAGGAGCGCTTTTTTTGACAAACTGAGAAGAAAATTTATATAAAAACATGCTATAATCACAATAATATAAGCATTTATCAGAAGGAAGAAGAACTGTAACTGAGATACAATCAATTAAAAAAATGCCTTTAAAAGCTAAGTGAGATTTGCGGGAAAGTATTCAATATTTGGTAAATGAGAGGTTCGTTAATTTATGGAAAATAAAAATTTTTTAGATACAATAAGTAAAAGTACAATTGAGACAGCAAAAAGTCTACTAGGAATGAGACTCTTATGGAAAAGAGATGGTGAGACTCAAATTCTTGGCAATATTGTCGAAACCGAGGCCTATCTTGGCACTCTCGATAGTGCATGCCATAGTTTTAATGGTAAAAGAACACCTCGAAATGAATCTATGTATCTTTCTTCTGGACACTGGTATGTGTACCAGATTCATGGTCACTTTATGTTAAATCTAGTAACTATGGGGGAAAATGAGCCAGAGGCCGTTTTAATTCGTGCAGTTCAATCACATATTCCGACAATGGATGTTAGTGGACCTGGAAAATTAACCAAAGCATTTGGAATAACTAAAGCGTTAGATGGGCAACATTTTACTGACTCAACTTTAACTTTGGAAACAGATAAAATTCCAAAAGAAATAGTAAGCCGAAAGAGGATTGGAATAACCTGTACGGATGAATGGAGAGATGAACCCTTGGGGTTTTATGTAAAAGGAAACTCTCAAGTTTCTCGAATCTCAAAAAAAGAAATTCTACAGGATGATTTGAAGACCTGGAAAGAGTGATTAATTTTAGCCAATCTTTCTCCATATTTCAAAATCGTCCCCGAAGCTTTTGGAGTAATAAATAGGAGGTGAAATACCTAAATCTCCTTAAAGTTGTGTCTCTGCTAGAATAAAACCACATACTATTTTGGAAAAATAAAATCATAAAAAGCTCTCCGCAAACATTGCGGAGAGCTTTTTATGTGTAGATAAATAGTAGTACCTTTTATACAAAAATAAAAAGGCTAAAATGAGACTAAAAGGTAGTTTAATCTATCAAATGTTTGTCAATAAAATTTAGGTTTTTCGGACATATCCTAGAGTATTTTATATAGAATACCTGATGTTTTTATACATATTCAATTACTATGTACAAAAAAGAACGTTTCTATAATATACTTATTTAATTTTCAAGTCAAGTAATTCGACTTATTTTATTTTATCATAAAAAAATAAAATTTTATTCACATATTTAGGGGGAATTAGTAGATGTTTCTCGTTATAATCTCCGAAAAACCTAAATTTTACTGACATATTATAAATAAATAGAAATGAATAAAATGAGATACACTAAAATATTAAAAAAAGTGAATCAACTATCTCCCGTGATGGCTGGTAAAACAGATAGTCAATTAGAAGAGATTGCTTTGTCAATAAAAAAATCTACTGAATTAAAAGAAAAACGGGATAAAGTAATGATTGAAGCATTTGCTTTAGTAAGGGAAGTAGATAAAAGAATTTTGGGACTTTATCCAACAAACGAACAAGTTTACGCAGCTATTGCAATTTATTTTGGAAATATAGTTGAGATGAAAACGGGTGAAGGGAAAAGCTTAGTAGCAACAATGCCCTTGTATTTGAAAGCTCTTTATGAAGGAACTGTATTTTTAATTACTACAAATGATTATTTAGCTAAACGAGATTTTTTGAAGTTTTGCAAAGTATATGAATACCTTGGTTTAAAGGCGGCGGATGGGACTAATGAGGCTGAAGAAGCAGAATTTAATTTTACGAGAAAAAAGCAAATATACTCAGCAGATATTGTATATCTTTCTAACTCAACTTTTGGATTTGACTTTTTGATTAATGGTCTTGTTGAAAGGCAAGAAGATACCTTCCTTCCTGAGCTAAAATTTGCACTTTTAGATGAAGTAGATGAGATTTTATTAGATAGTGCTCAAATGCCTTTAATTATCTCTGGTGCCCCAAAGGTACAATCAAATTATTTTCAAATTTCTAATGATTTTATAGAGATACTACAAGAAGAAATTGACTATTCTTTAGATGAAGAGTCAACTAATGTATGGCTCACAGAAAAAGGAATCGAAAAAGCGAAACACTATTTTTCAATTCCAAATCTGTTAGAAGTAGAAAACTATCAAATATATCAGCATATTATTTTAGCTTTAAAAGCGCATCGTATTTTAAAAAAAGAGCGAGATTATCTCGTGGAAGATGGAAAAGTAAAGCTCTTAGATAGAAAAGATGGACGGATTTTAAAGGGAACTAACTTACAGAGTGGTTTACATCAAGCGGTTCAAGCTAAAGAGAGGGTAGAGATTACTCCTGAAACCCAAACGATTTCTTCTATTACATACCAAAATTTATTTAGACAATTTAAGCAAATATCAGGTATGTCTGGTACAGCTAAAGTTTCAGAAGGCGAATTTATTGAAACCTATAATTTACCTGTGAAAAAAGTAAATACACACAAAAAAAATATAAGAATTGATTATCCTTCTCAAATATATCCCAATTTTAAATCAAAAACTGAAGCTGTTCTTGCGAAAATACAAGAACTTTACAGTGAAGGACGTCCTGTCTTAGTTATAACAGGTTCTTTGGATGCATCAGAATTGATTTCAACCCATCTATTAAATCTCGGAATTCCCCATAATATACTAAATGCAAAAAGCAGCGTTAAAGAAGCACAAATTATAAAAGAAGCTGGGAAAATTAATGCAGTCACTGTTTCAACAGCCATGGCAGGCCGAGGAACAGATATACAAATGACCTCAGGTGCTATTCAAAGAGGAGGGTTAGCAGTTATAATTAGCGAACGAATGCCTAATAAACGAATAGAAATGCAAGCTAGAGGACGTGCAGGACGTCAGGGAGAACCAGGATCTAGTTACTCTTTTGAATCGCTAGAAGATGAGATTGTAAAGCTTTATGTACAAGAAAGTGTTCAGCGATATTACGATCATCATTGGAAGAGCAATAAGCAAATAAAGAGTAGACGCATTAAACGCTATCTGGAACGAGCACAAAAACTGTCTGAAGACAGAGCTTATACTGAGCGGAAGAAGGCTTTACAATATGATGAAGTATTAAGATTACAAAAAAGGCAGATAGATCAAGCACGAAGAAAAATCATAGAATTAGAGGATGTTTCCACTGCCTTAAGCATAGTATCAAGGGTACTCGAAATTGTTATTAATAAAAGTATAGTTGAGGAGAAATTAAATACTTATAGAGAAATAAAGCGATTTATCCTAGATAATATTGATTATAATTTCAAAGGTGAGAATGAAAAACATACCAGTTCGGTTGAAGAAGTTTCAATAGTTATCAATGAAGTATTTAAAAATAATATTAAGAAAAAGAAAATAAGAATTAGAGATGATGAAGCTTTTTTGCAATATTTAAAAATTTCAATTTTGAAAGCTATTGATGTTTCATGGAGCCAACAAGTCGATGCGCTCAATCAATTACGCTTTATCGTTCAATCTAGAACAAGCGCACAAAAACATCCCATTTTAGAATACGAGCAGGAAGCGATGAGAAGTTATGATTTGATGCGGAATGAAATAACCAAGCTGATTTTGAAAAACGTAAGTTTGAGCTTATTAGATATTAAAAATAGTGAATTAGTGGTTACTTTTCCATAGAAAGAGGATTAAGTGTGTTGAAAAAGTATATTACGAATTTGTATGGACAGAGTGAGAGTAGCACAGCGATGCTAGCACAAAATACAGTAACAAAAATTGCGGAAAATGATGGATACTCTGAGATTCGTATTCAAGCTTATCCAGTGCAAGAAAGTGATACAGAAGTAGAAAAAGAAAAACGTATTGAAGGAATTTTATCAGGTATCCCAAAAGAAAGTTTACTTATTGTACAACTGCCTACGTGGAACGGTATTGCTTTTGATGAAGTGTTTTTAAAAAAAGCTAGAGAAAAAACAAATCATCTCGTTATTTTCATCCATGATTTTGTCCCACTCATGTTTGTAAATAATGAATATTTATTTGAGCGTTATTTACTTGCTTATAATTTTGCAGATTTAGTGATTGTTCCCTCTAAAAAAATGGAAGAAATTCTACGTGGACGAGGGCTTAACACAGTGACAATAATTCAAAGTATTTGGGATCATATTGTTTCTTTACAACTGGATCACTATCCTCAATTTTACCGTAAGATTAAATTTATTGGGAATAGTTCAAGGTTTCCGTTTGTAGGAAATTGGAAAAGTGATTTAGAACTAGAAGTATTTAGTCAAGGAAATATAAAAGCAGATGGGTTTTTAACATTGAAAGGATGGTTACCTGATGATCAATTGTTGAGAGAGCTTAATAGAGGTGGTTTTGGCTTAGTATGGAGTGAAAATATTGAGAATCAATATGAAAGGGAATATTCTGAAATGAATGTTTCTCATAAATTTAGCACATATCTAGCAGCTGGTTTACCAATCATAGTAAATAAAGGACTTGCAAAGGAAGAATTTGTAAGGAAGTATGGCTTAGGTTTAGTAGTGGAAAACTTAGAAGAGGCAATAAATCACGTAAAAACTATGACACCAAGAGAATATCAAGCTTATATAACAAATGTGAGGAAGGTTTCATATTTAATCAAAGAGGGGTACTTTACTAAACAATTACTCCTTGATATTCAGAAAGAGTTATTTCTATAGGGGAGCAAGTTATGACAATCTATAACTTTAATTTAGGTATTGGCTGGGCAAGCAGTGGAGTTGAGTATGCCCAAGCATACCGTGCCAATATTTTTCGGGAAAATGGTCAAAAAGCCAAATTTATTTTTATGGATATGTTTCATGAAAATATTGAGCCAATGACAAAAAATATGGGATTCAAAGATGACGAAATCATTTGGTTTTATCAGTATTTTACTAATATTACCATTGGTCCTAATACATTTAGCATTGAGAAATTAAAAGAAAGTTTTTCTGGGGCTATTTCTCGCGTAGAAAATAAGCAATGTGAAATCGTGTATTATTTTGAGAAACCGCATATGCGATTAACTGCTTATTTAGATAAATATAATCCCAAAATGGTTTATAAAACGGAGATGGTAGTTAATGGCAACTTGATTCAGAAAGATTATTACACTTCTACTAAGGTTTTTACAGAATATTTCAAACCAGTAAATAATCAAGCTAATCTCTATCAAAGGCGTTTTTTTAATGAAGACGGTTCAATAGCGTATGAGGAGCTTTTGAATGGAAAAGAGAGCTTGTTTATTTTCCCAGATAAGACAATATATTCTAAGGAAAACTTGCTTTTATATTTTATGCAATTACTTGAATTAAGTGAAAATGATACCGTCATTTTAGACCGTTCTACTCATATAGGACCCGAAATCTTAAAAGAAAAAGGAAGGGCTAAAATTGGAGTAGTCATCCACGCGGAACATTTTAATGAGTCCCTCACTAATAAAGAGAAGATTCTTTGGAATAATTATTACGAATATCAGTTTAAAAATGAAACTAGTATTGATTTTTTTGTCGTAGCAACAAATACACAAAAAACTATTTTAGAAGATCAGTTTTCAAAATATAAAAACCGTAAGATAAATGTTTATGAAATTCCCGTGGGAAGCCTTGATGAGTTGAAAAAGCAAGTAAAGCGTCAAGAGAATTCTTTGATTACTGCTTCACGTTTGGCTGGAGAAAAGCATCTTGATTGGCTAGTTCAAGCAGTGGTAAACGCAAAAAAATATATACCTAACCTTACATTAGATATCTATGGCCGTGGAGGAGAAGAGCAAAAACTAAAAGATTTAATTACAGAATTAGGAGCACAAGAATATATTGTACTAAAAGGACAGCAACAACTTAAAGAAGTTTATAAAAACTATACATCGTATGTTTCTGCATCAACTAGTGAAGGATTTGGGCTTACTCTTCTCGAAGCAGTTGGTTCAGGTTTAGGGATGGTAGGATTTGATGTTCGTTATGGTAATCAAACCTTCATAAAAGAAGGTAAGAATGGATATTTAGCTGACTTTGTAAAAAATGACAGAGAACAAAATATCTTAAATTTAACGCGTGCTATAGTCCAACTTCAGAGAAAAGAAAAGAGGAACTTAGAGACTGTGCAGCACTATTCTTATAAGATTGCTTCTAAATATTTGACAAAGAATATACAACAAAAATGGTTAGAACTTGAAGGAGACTTGCATCATGATAAATCTATTTGAAAATTACTCTCAACTTGCAATTGATTTGGAATATTCTTTAGTACGCGCGGGTTATAAGCTTGAAACAGTAGTAATCAACGATAATGGCTTTTTACCACCTCATGTTCAAACTCCTTTAAAATTTTTCTTAGCAAATGAGGGAGAAAGATTATCCTCAACATCTCCAAAATTTTTCAATGAGGTTGACATTCCAAATTATTGGGAAATAAGAGGAGATAATCATAAGGCAGAGATATATGAAGGGTATAAAAAAAGAGGCGAAATTCATTATAGCGATAGAAAAGATGACTATAGAATTGTTCAATCTGTAGACTGGTTCAATGATGAAGGCCGATTGAGAATGACTGACCTTTATAATCAGAATGGAAGCTTGTTTGGAAAAAAAACTTTTAGTGATGGAGCGCTTGTACTTACAACATTTTTGAACGATGGAGGACATGAAGTTATTCTCTTCAACCATATTACTAATACCATCCAGCTCTTTTACAACAAGAAATATTTTATTTTTACGTCATATGTAGAATTTGTTTTATTTTATTTCAAATGCGCCCAAATCGATTCTTCGAAAATTAATTATAACTCTTTAGGTCTTCCTTTCTTTATAACACTTGCTTTAGGCAAAGAAAAACCAGAAACTTCCTATGCTCATACATTATTTTGGCAAGAAAAATTGGGTATTATTCCTGGAAATATGAAAGCAATTTTGAATGATTCTAAAACTATGACTAAAAATATTATCATTCAAGATCGAGAAGAATATTTATGTATTAAAAATCAACTCCCTCTAAATACTAAAGTAAACCTTAATTATTTAGGATATCTTTACGAATTTAAAAAAGATATGACTCTAAAGAAATCTGTATTAATTGTCACCCATTCCGATCAGATTGAGAAACTTCAAGATATTGTAGAACAACTTCCTAATTTTGAGATAAATATTGCTGCGCGTACAGAAATGTCAGCAAAATTAATGAAGTTTGACCACTATTCCAATGTCCAGTTATTTCCTACTGTTACTACTGAAGAGTTAGAAAGTTTACTTTTAAAAAGTAGTCTTTACTTTGATATTAACCACGGAACAGAGGTGAACCAAATAATCAGGAAGGCATTTGAATATCACTTACTCATATTTGCATTTAAAAATACAGTGCATCAGTCAAAATTTATGAGTAAAAGTAATATTTTTGAATCTGACAAGTATCTTGAGTTCATAAAAAAAGTGAAAGCATCTACAGAAACAAAAAAAGACTATCATAAAGCTTTAGGCCAACAACTTTGGGAAGCAGGAGAATCTACAATTGAAGATTATAAGGAGATTATAAAATGATAGAAGAAAAGGACCCTGTA
This window encodes:
- a CDS encoding N(5)-(carboxyethyl)ornithine synthase; translation: MILGFIKANFPGERRVPLLPKDIVDFDNQLLVETGFGSLLDIDDAEYEKAGCKILSREEVFKQSDAIFSLKLIQPSDYDYIKKGQLIIGWTHPYGSGKSFMKDQAYPKELIVVDLDNRYPAIYYKDEVIRTNLPSGILERNSFYAGYAGVLDALLKFGILPDESTKIAVLGSGNVSQGAFHGISKFSSNVKMYYRRTLPVFKESFSSYDIIVNGIEISAGSEPILSLDDQKHLKKGTFIIDTAADAGNTIEANHFTSMGDSIYEKDGIYYYCVPNTPSIAYRNVSALISKQLSKYVFKDNVDVFKKAIK
- a CDS encoding GlsB/YeaQ/YmgE family stress response membrane protein, which translates into the protein MIWSLIVGAIIGVIAGALTHKGGSMGWIANILAGLVGSAVGQALLGSWGPSLAGMALIPSIIGAVIVVVVVSFFLGKMKD
- a CDS encoding DNA-3-methyladenine glycosylase, producing MENKNFLDTISKSTIETAKSLLGMRLLWKRDGETQILGNIVETEAYLGTLDSACHSFNGKRTPRNESMYLSSGHWYVYQIHGHFMLNLVTMGENEPEAVLIRAVQSHIPTMDVSGPGKLTKAFGITKALDGQHFTDSTLTLETDKIPKEIVSRKRIGITCTDEWRDEPLGFYVKGNSQVSRISKKEILQDDLKTWKE
- a CDS encoding DEAD/DEAH box helicase, whose amino-acid sequence is MNKMRYTKILKKVNQLSPVMAGKTDSQLEEIALSIKKSTELKEKRDKVMIEAFALVREVDKRILGLYPTNEQVYAAIAIYFGNIVEMKTGEGKSLVATMPLYLKALYEGTVFLITTNDYLAKRDFLKFCKVYEYLGLKAADGTNEAEEAEFNFTRKKQIYSADIVYLSNSTFGFDFLINGLVERQEDTFLPELKFALLDEVDEILLDSAQMPLIISGAPKVQSNYFQISNDFIEILQEEIDYSLDEESTNVWLTEKGIEKAKHYFSIPNLLEVENYQIYQHIILALKAHRILKKERDYLVEDGKVKLLDRKDGRILKGTNLQSGLHQAVQAKERVEITPETQTISSITYQNLFRQFKQISGMSGTAKVSEGEFIETYNLPVKKVNTHKKNIRIDYPSQIYPNFKSKTEAVLAKIQELYSEGRPVLVITGSLDASELISTHLLNLGIPHNILNAKSSVKEAQIIKEAGKINAVTVSTAMAGRGTDIQMTSGAIQRGGLAVIISERMPNKRIEMQARGRAGRQGEPGSSYSFESLEDEIVKLYVQESVQRYYDHHWKSNKQIKSRRIKRYLERAQKLSEDRAYTERKKALQYDEVLRLQKRQIDQARRKIIELEDVSTALSIVSRVLEIVINKSIVEEKLNTYREIKRFILDNIDYNFKGENEKHTSSVEEVSIVINEVFKNNIKKKKIRIRDDEAFLQYLKISILKAIDVSWSQQVDALNQLRFIVQSRTSAQKHPILEYEQEAMRSYDLMRNEITKLILKNVSLSLLDIKNSELVVTFP
- a CDS encoding beta-1,6-galactofuranosyltransferase, yielding MLKKYITNLYGQSESSTAMLAQNTVTKIAENDGYSEIRIQAYPVQESDTEVEKEKRIEGILSGIPKESLLIVQLPTWNGIAFDEVFLKKAREKTNHLVIFIHDFVPLMFVNNEYLFERYLLAYNFADLVIVPSKKMEEILRGRGLNTVTIIQSIWDHIVSLQLDHYPQFYRKIKFIGNSSRFPFVGNWKSDLELEVFSQGNIKADGFLTLKGWLPDDQLLRELNRGGFGLVWSENIENQYEREYSEMNVSHKFSTYLAAGLPIIVNKGLAKEEFVRKYGLGLVVENLEEAINHVKTMTPREYQAYITNVRKVSYLIKEGYFTKQLLLDIQKELFL
- the gtfA gene encoding accessory Sec system glycosyltransferase GtfA — translated: MTIYNFNLGIGWASSGVEYAQAYRANIFRENGQKAKFIFMDMFHENIEPMTKNMGFKDDEIIWFYQYFTNITIGPNTFSIEKLKESFSGAISRVENKQCEIVYYFEKPHMRLTAYLDKYNPKMVYKTEMVVNGNLIQKDYYTSTKVFTEYFKPVNNQANLYQRRFFNEDGSIAYEELLNGKESLFIFPDKTIYSKENLLLYFMQLLELSENDTVILDRSTHIGPEILKEKGRAKIGVVIHAEHFNESLTNKEKILWNNYYEYQFKNETSIDFFVVATNTQKTILEDQFSKYKNRKINVYEIPVGSLDELKKQVKRQENSLITASRLAGEKHLDWLVQAVVNAKKYIPNLTLDIYGRGGEEQKLKDLITELGAQEYIVLKGQQQLKEVYKNYTSYVSASTSEGFGLTLLEAVGSGLGMVGFDVRYGNQTFIKEGKNGYLADFVKNDREQNILNLTRAIVQLQRKEKRNLETVQHYSYKIASKYLTKNIQQKWLELEGDLHHDKSI
- the gtfB gene encoding accessory Sec system glycosylation chaperone GtfB, producing MINLFENYSQLAIDLEYSLVRAGYKLETVVINDNGFLPPHVQTPLKFFLANEGERLSSTSPKFFNEVDIPNYWEIRGDNHKAEIYEGYKKRGEIHYSDRKDDYRIVQSVDWFNDEGRLRMTDLYNQNGSLFGKKTFSDGALVLTTFLNDGGHEVILFNHITNTIQLFYNKKYFIFTSYVEFVLFYFKCAQIDSSKINYNSLGLPFFITLALGKEKPETSYAHTLFWQEKLGIIPGNMKAILNDSKTMTKNIIIQDREEYLCIKNQLPLNTKVNLNYLGYLYEFKKDMTLKKSVLIVTHSDQIEKLQDIVEQLPNFEINIAARTEMSAKLMKFDHYSNVQLFPTVTTEELESLLLKSSLYFDINHGTEVNQIIRKAFEYHLLIFAFKNTVHQSKFMSKSNIFESDKYLEFIKKVKASTETKKDYHKALGQQLWEAGESTIEDYKEIIK